One Ignavibacterium album JCM 16511 genomic region harbors:
- a CDS encoding antitoxin AF2212-like protein: MSTIKGKYKKKKIILNKELNLKENTKVECVVYPQNDLSNYFGLFKDRIKESSVKYVRRIRKPRFS; the protein is encoded by the coding sequence ATGTCTACGATTAAGGGGAAGTATAAAAAGAAAAAAATTATTCTTAATAAAGAACTTAATCTCAAAGAGAATACTAAAGTCGAGTGTGTTGTTTATCCACAGAATGATTTATCAAATTATTTCGGATTATTTAAAGACAGAATTAAAGAAAGTTCGGTTAAGTATGTTCGAAGAATAAGAAAACCAAGGTTTTCTTGA
- a CDS encoding histidine triad nucleotide-binding protein: MSTIFSKIINREIPADIIYESENVLAFKDIRPQAPVHILIIPKIEIPKVTDIKGTEHAQLLGEMFDVANKIAKDMGVAEDGFRLVFNCGNNGGQEVYHLHMHLLGGRKMNWPPG, encoded by the coding sequence ATGTCAACCATCTTTTCAAAAATTATCAATCGGGAAATTCCGGCTGATATTATTTACGAATCAGAGAATGTGCTTGCATTCAAGGATATCCGTCCGCAAGCACCTGTACATATTTTGATTATACCCAAAATTGAAATCCCAAAAGTAACAGATATAAAAGGTACCGAACACGCTCAACTACTTGGGGAGATGTTTGATGTTGCAAATAAAATCGCAAAGGATATGGGAGTTGCTGAAGATGGTTTCAGGTTGGTTTTCAATTGTGGTAATAACGGTGGTCAGGAAGTTTATCATTTACATATGCATTTGCTTGGTGGCAGAAAGATGAATTGGCCTCCGGGTTGA
- a CDS encoding type II toxin-antitoxin system VapC family toxin has protein sequence MLLDSDILIDYLRGVDKSRLFLENSKINFHISFLSKFEILSGAINKNEIIKLEAFLANFVTLPLTNSIISNAYDLFKKYHLANQIGIFDSIIASTAQYFNLPLCSRNHKHYKMIDEIKLIIPY, from the coding sequence ATGCTATTAGATTCTGATATATTAATTGATTATTTAAGGGGTGTTGATAAATCCCGTTTATTTCTTGAAAACTCAAAAATTAACTTTCACATTTCATTTCTTTCAAAATTTGAAATATTATCAGGTGCTATCAATAAAAATGAAATTATTAAACTTGAAGCATTTTTAGCAAACTTTGTTACTTTACCTCTTACTAATTCAATAATTTCTAATGCATATGATCTCTTTAAAAAATATCATCTTGCAAACCAAATAGGAATTTTCGATTCAATTATTGCTTCAACTGCTCAATATTTTAATTTACCACTCTGTTCCAGAAACCACAAACATTATAAAATGATTGATGAGATTAAATTAATAATTCCCTATTAA